Proteins encoded in a region of the Pseudomonas sp. GOM7 genome:
- the cobD gene encoding threonine-phosphate decarboxylase CobD, translating into MLEHGGRLRAAAQRYGIALEDWLDLSTGVAPYGWTLPTVPAEAWARLPEVEDGLEAAARDYYGAASLLPVAGSQAAIQALPRLRKPCNVGIVAPTYAEHEAAWRNEGHRVLTLSEGAVPRALPQLDVLLLVNPNNPTGRLVESLRLLDWHDQLAERGGWLVVDEAFMDCAPEHSLAAYSDMPGLIVLRSFGKFFGLAGLRLGFVLAAQALLDELQVLLGPWAVSGPARHVARHLLVDGEGQHRQRQRLSADGARLATLLRNNGLPPSGGSALFQFCCTRRAIPCAELLARRGILVRLFAELDSLRFGLPADEVGWQRLEQGLQACAPILASIEEAT; encoded by the coding sequence TTGCTTGAACATGGAGGGCGGCTGCGTGCCGCGGCGCAGCGTTACGGCATCGCCCTGGAGGATTGGTTGGATCTGTCCACCGGCGTCGCCCCCTATGGCTGGACGCTGCCCACGGTGCCTGCCGAGGCCTGGGCACGGCTGCCGGAAGTCGAGGATGGCCTGGAGGCGGCGGCGCGCGATTACTACGGCGCCGCCAGCCTGCTGCCGGTAGCCGGCTCGCAGGCCGCCATCCAGGCCCTGCCGCGTCTGCGCAAGCCCTGCAACGTGGGCATTGTCGCCCCGACCTATGCCGAACATGAGGCGGCCTGGCGCAACGAGGGACATCGCGTGTTGACCCTCAGCGAAGGCGCCGTGCCGCGTGCGCTGCCGCAGCTCGACGTGCTGCTGCTGGTCAACCCGAACAACCCGACCGGGCGCCTGGTCGAGTCCCTGCGTCTGCTCGACTGGCATGACCAACTGGCCGAACGGGGCGGTTGGCTGGTGGTGGATGAAGCCTTCATGGATTGCGCACCCGAGCACAGTCTGGCTGCCTACAGCGACATGCCGGGGTTGATCGTACTGCGTTCGTTCGGCAAGTTCTTCGGCCTGGCGGGGCTGCGCCTGGGCTTTGTCCTCGCCGCGCAGGCCCTGCTCGACGAACTGCAGGTGCTGCTCGGCCCCTGGGCCGTCAGTGGCCCGGCACGGCATGTCGCGCGCCACCTGCTGGTCGATGGCGAGGGCCAGCACCGCCAGCGTCAGCGCCTGTCGGCCGACGGCGCACGCCTGGCCACCTTGCTGCGCAACAATGGCCTGCCGCCCAGTGGCGGTTCGGCGCTGTTCCAGTTCTGTTGCACGCGACGCGCGATACCCTGCGCCGAGCTGCTGGCGCGGCGTGGCATTCTCGTGCGGCTGTTCGCCGAACTGGACAGTCTGCGCTTCGGCTTGCCTGCCGACGAGGTCGGCTGGCAGCGCCTGGAGCAGGGCCTGCAGGCCTGCGCGCCGATCCTGGCGAGTATCGAGGAGGCGACCTGA
- a CDS encoding cobyric acid synthase yields the protein MPTLMVQGTTSDAGKSTLVTALCRWLRRQGVPVAPFKPQNMALNSAVTAEGGEIGRAQAVQAQAAGLAPHTDMNPVLLKPNSEMGAQVIIHGRAIGNMQALSYHGYKPVAMAAVLESHARLLERYGLVVVEGAGSPAEINLRAGDIANMGFAEAVDCPVILIADIDKGGVFAHLVGTLELLSPSERARVHGFVINRFRGDIALLEPGLEWLEQHTGKPVLGVLPYLMDFHLEAEDAVDTRQQAKDAKALRVVVPVLPRISNHTDFDPLRLHPQVQLSFVRAGQSMPPADLLILPGSKSVRADLAHLREQGWDKAIARHLRYGGKLLGICGGLQMLGRQIHDPHGLEGAAGSSEGLGLLDFTTLLEPEKQLRNVRGRLCLEQAEVSGYEIHAGVSRGPGLNGAVQLEDGRSDGGLSADGQVFGTYLHGLFEQPSACAALLRWAGLDEVQQVDYQALRERDIERLADQVELHLDTDRLRVLCGIG from the coding sequence ATGCCCACTCTGATGGTGCAGGGCACCACCTCGGACGCCGGCAAGAGCACCCTGGTGACGGCTCTGTGCCGCTGGCTGCGGCGCCAGGGCGTGCCGGTTGCACCCTTCAAGCCCCAGAACATGGCACTCAACTCGGCAGTGACCGCCGAGGGTGGTGAGATCGGTCGTGCTCAGGCGGTGCAGGCGCAGGCCGCCGGGCTGGCGCCGCATACCGACATGAACCCGGTGCTGCTCAAGCCCAACAGCGAGATGGGCGCCCAGGTGATCATCCACGGCCGCGCCATCGGCAACATGCAGGCGTTGAGCTATCACGGCTACAAGCCGGTGGCCATGGCAGCGGTGCTGGAATCCCACGCGCGTCTGCTGGAGCGTTACGGTCTGGTAGTGGTGGAGGGCGCCGGCTCACCGGCGGAGATCAATCTGCGCGCTGGCGATATCGCCAATATGGGCTTCGCCGAGGCGGTGGACTGCCCGGTGATCCTGATTGCCGATATCGACAAGGGCGGTGTGTTCGCCCATCTGGTGGGCACCCTGGAGCTGCTTAGCCCCAGCGAGCGGGCGCGCGTCCATGGCTTCGTGATCAACCGTTTCCGGGGCGATATCGCCCTGCTCGAGCCAGGGCTGGAGTGGCTGGAGCAGCACACCGGCAAGCCGGTGCTCGGCGTGTTGCCGTACCTGATGGATTTTCACCTGGAAGCCGAGGACGCCGTCGACACCCGCCAGCAGGCCAAGGACGCCAAGGCCCTGCGCGTGGTGGTGCCAGTGCTGCCGCGCATCAGTAACCATACCGATTTCGACCCGCTGCGCCTGCATCCGCAGGTGCAGTTGAGTTTCGTCAGGGCGGGGCAGAGCATGCCGCCGGCCGATCTGCTCATCCTGCCTGGCTCCAAGAGCGTGCGTGCCGATCTGGCGCACTTGCGCGAGCAGGGCTGGGACAAGGCCATCGCCCGCCACCTGCGTTACGGCGGCAAGCTGCTGGGGATCTGCGGCGGTTTGCAGATGCTCGGCCGGCAGATTCATGATCCGCACGGCCTGGAAGGCGCTGCCGGCAGCAGCGAGGGCCTTGGCCTGCTGGATTTCACCACGCTGCTGGAGCCGGAGAAGCAACTGCGCAACGTGCGTGGCCGGCTCTGCCTGGAACAGGCTGAGGTGAGTGGCTACGAGATTCACGCCGGGGTCAGCCGCGGGCCTGGTCTCAATGGTGCCGTGCAGCTCGAGGATGGGCGCAGCGATGGTGGCCTGAGCGCCGACGGCCAGGTGTTCGGCACCTACCTGCACGGTCTGTTCGAGCAGCCTTCGGCATGCGCCGCGCTGCTGCGCTGGGCCGGTCTCGATGAGGTGCAACAGGTGGATTACCAGGCCCTGCGTGAACGGGATATCGAGCGCCTGGCCGACCAGGTGGAGCTACACCTGGATACCGACAGGCTCAGGGTGCTTTGTGGCATCGGGTAG
- a CDS encoding DUF4810 domain-containing protein: MLVLGVLGGCASGPQPLYYWDGYQQQVYQRFDNQSSTEEQIAALEASVQKARAADRTLPPGFHAHLGMLYADVGKLDQVRQEFETEKALYPESATYMDFLMRKFDQ; encoded by the coding sequence ATGTTAGTACTCGGCGTGCTGGGTGGCTGTGCCAGTGGCCCGCAGCCCCTGTATTACTGGGATGGTTACCAGCAGCAGGTCTACCAACGCTTCGACAACCAGAGCAGCACCGAGGAGCAGATCGCCGCGCTGGAAGCCAGCGTGCAAAAAGCGCGCGCTGCCGACCGCACACTGCCGCCGGGCTTCCATGCCCATCTGGGCATGCTCTATGCCGATGTCGGCAAGCTCGACCAGGTGCGCCAGGAGTTCGAGACCGAGAAGGCGCTGTACCCCGAGTCCGCCACTTACATGGACTTTCTGATGCGGAAATTCGACCAATGA
- a CDS encoding CsgG/HfaB family protein — MNKPLIGSFAALLMLLGGCATEQSRTLEVAKVNTAQVSYAGPRSPISVGKFDNRSSYMRGIFTDSVDRLGGQAKTILITHLQQSNRFNVLDRDNLAELQQESGFSKQAQQVRGANYVVTGDVTEFGRKEVGDHQLFGILGRGKQQIAYAKVNLNIVDVKTSEVVFSSQGAGEYSLSNREIVGFGGTASYDSTLNGKVLDLAIREAVNKLVNGVDTGAWNPTK, encoded by the coding sequence ATGAACAAGCCCCTTATCGGCAGCTTTGCGGCGCTGCTGATGTTGCTCGGCGGTTGCGCCACGGAGCAGTCGCGTACCCTGGAGGTCGCCAAGGTGAATACCGCCCAGGTGTCCTACGCCGGGCCTCGCAGCCCGATTTCCGTCGGCAAGTTCGACAATCGCTCCAGCTACATGCGCGGTATCTTCACTGACAGCGTCGACCGTCTCGGTGGGCAGGCCAAGACCATCCTGATCACTCACCTGCAACAGTCCAACCGCTTCAATGTGCTCGACCGCGACAACCTGGCCGAGCTGCAGCAGGAATCCGGTTTTTCCAAGCAGGCGCAGCAGGTACGTGGCGCCAACTACGTGGTCACCGGTGATGTCACCGAGTTCGGCCGCAAGGAAGTCGGCGATCACCAGTTGTTCGGCATTCTCGGCCGTGGCAAGCAGCAGATCGCCTACGCCAAGGTCAACCTCAACATCGTCGACGTGAAGACCTCCGAAGTGGTGTTCTCCTCCCAGGGCGCGGGTGAATACAGCCTGTCCAACCGCGAGATCGTCGGTTTCGGCGGTACCGCCAGCTACGACTCCACCCTCAATGGCAAGGTGCTCGACCTGGCCATCCGCGAGGCGGTGAACAAACTGGTCAATGGCGTCGACACCGGCGCATGGAATCCAACCAAGTAA
- the bluB gene encoding 5,6-dimethylbenzimidazole synthase, translated as MTDQAFSPEERAAVYRAIAERRDMRHFAGGQVPAEVLARLLEAAHHAPSVGLMQPWRFMRISDRHLREEIHALVEAERVQTAEALGERSDEFMQLKVEGIRDCAELLAVALMDGREAHVFGRRTLPEMDMASVACAIQNLWLAARAEGLGLGWVSLFDPEALAALLGMPPGSKPVALLCLGPVHAFYQKPMLVEEGWATPRPLADLLFENRWGVRSE; from the coding sequence ATGACCGATCAGGCCTTCTCGCCCGAGGAACGCGCGGCGGTGTACCGCGCCATCGCCGAACGCCGCGATATGCGCCACTTCGCTGGAGGGCAGGTGCCCGCCGAGGTGCTGGCGCGCCTGCTGGAGGCCGCGCATCACGCCCCCAGTGTGGGGCTGATGCAGCCCTGGCGCTTCATGCGCATCAGCGATCGCCACCTGCGTGAAGAGATCCATGCCCTGGTGGAGGCCGAGCGGGTGCAAACCGCCGAGGCTCTGGGCGAGCGCAGTGACGAATTCATGCAGCTCAAGGTCGAGGGCATTCGCGACTGCGCCGAACTGCTCGCCGTGGCGCTGATGGATGGTCGCGAAGCCCATGTCTTCGGCCGGCGCACCCTGCCGGAAATGGACATGGCCTCGGTGGCCTGCGCCATCCAGAACCTGTGGCTGGCGGCGCGCGCCGAAGGCCTGGGGCTGGGCTGGGTGTCGCTGTTCGATCCCGAGGCACTGGCCGCGCTGCTGGGCATGCCGCCTGGCAGCAAGCCGGTGGCCTTGCTCTGCCTGGGGCCGGTGCATGCCTTCTACCAGAAACCGATGCTGGTAGAGGAGGGCTGGGCCACGCCCAGGCCGCTGGCCGATTTGCTGTTCGAGAACCGTTGGGGCGTACGGAGTGAGTGA
- the cbiB gene encoding adenosylcobinamide-phosphate synthase CbiB, translating to MSLALITCAGVALDAALGEPRRGHPLVAFGRLAERLEQRFNPAGGGWRSHGVSAWCLAVLPLTLLTWLLTQVSSLSWAVEILALYFALGLRSLYEHAQPVAQALRLGDLPLARERVGWMVSRNTAELDASGVARAGTESVLENGSDAVFAALFWFVAAGAPGVVLYRLSNTLDAMWGYRNERFERFGWAAAKIDDALNYLPARLVALTYALLGRTALALRCWQRQAPLWDSPNAGPVMAAGAGSLGVSLGGAAEYHGEVHQRPQLGEGPAPRARDIERAMNLVIGGVALWLVCLLLWEVWIA from the coding sequence ATGAGTCTGGCGCTGATCACCTGTGCCGGTGTGGCCCTGGATGCCGCCCTGGGTGAGCCCAGGCGTGGCCACCCGCTGGTGGCCTTCGGGCGTCTGGCCGAGCGCCTGGAGCAGCGCTTCAACCCGGCTGGCGGCGGCTGGCGCAGCCATGGCGTGAGCGCCTGGTGCCTGGCCGTGCTGCCGCTGACCCTGCTGACCTGGCTGCTGACTCAGGTCAGCTCGCTGAGCTGGGCGGTGGAGATTCTCGCCCTGTACTTCGCCCTGGGGCTGCGCAGCCTGTACGAACACGCGCAGCCGGTGGCCCAGGCGCTGCGCCTGGGCGATCTGCCGCTGGCGCGCGAGCGTGTCGGCTGGATGGTCAGCCGCAACACTGCCGAGCTGGATGCCTCCGGCGTGGCTCGTGCCGGCACCGAGTCGGTATTGGAAAACGGCTCCGATGCGGTGTTCGCCGCCTTGTTCTGGTTCGTCGCCGCTGGCGCACCGGGGGTGGTGCTGTACCGCTTGAGCAATACCCTGGACGCCATGTGGGGCTATCGCAACGAGCGCTTCGAGCGCTTCGGCTGGGCCGCGGCGAAGATCGACGATGCCCTCAATTATCTGCCGGCGCGTCTGGTGGCGCTGACCTATGCACTGCTCGGGCGAACCGCCCTGGCCCTGCGTTGCTGGCAGCGCCAGGCGCCGTTGTGGGACAGCCCCAATGCCGGCCCGGTCATGGCGGCGGGTGCCGGCAGCCTGGGGGTGAGCCTGGGCGGCGCGGCGGAATATCACGGCGAGGTGCACCAGCGTCCGCAACTGGGTGAAGGTCCGGCGCCACGAGCGCGGGATATCGAACGGGCAATGAATCTGGTGATCGGCGGTGTGGCGCTGTGGCTGGTCTGTCTGCTGCTCTGGGAGGTCTGGATTGCTTGA
- a CDS encoding cobyrinate a,c-diamide synthase produces MSARHCPALLIAAPASGQGKTTVTAALARLHRRQGRRVRVFKCGPDFLDPMIHARASGAPVYQLDLAMVGEAESRRLLWQAAGEADLILIEGVMGLFDGKPSAADLARHFGVPVLGVIDGAAMAQTFGALAHGLATFQPDLPFAGVLGNRVASSRHGDILRDALPASIRWFGALPRSAAVELPSRHLGLVQAAELADLDARLDAAADALAASADVDLPAPVRFAAPRLDEPAALLAGVRIGVARDAAFAFLYQANLDLLQALGAELHYFSPLADSGLPAVDSLYLPGGYPELYLAELEGNQAMAEAIRAHHQAGKPLLAECGGMLYLLDELRDKQGASGRMLGLLSGSAALQPRLTALALQEVTLPEGKLRGHSYHHSRLESSLAPLALGRCPNGKPVAEAVYRLGRLTASYIHFYLPSNPEAAAALLQP; encoded by the coding sequence ATGAGTGCGCGTCACTGCCCGGCCCTGTTGATCGCCGCGCCGGCGTCCGGCCAGGGCAAGACCACCGTGACCGCCGCTCTGGCGCGCCTGCACAGGCGCCAGGGGCGACGGGTGCGGGTGTTCAAGTGCGGCCCGGACTTTCTCGACCCGATGATCCACGCCCGCGCCAGCGGCGCGCCGGTGTACCAGCTCGACCTGGCCATGGTCGGTGAGGCGGAGAGCCGACGCCTGTTGTGGCAGGCGGCCGGCGAGGCCGACCTCATCCTCATCGAAGGCGTGATGGGCCTGTTCGACGGCAAGCCCTCGGCGGCCGACCTGGCGCGGCACTTCGGCGTGCCGGTGCTGGGGGTGATCGACGGCGCGGCCATGGCTCAGACCTTCGGCGCCCTGGCCCATGGTCTGGCCACCTTCCAGCCCGATCTGCCCTTTGCCGGGGTGCTCGGCAACCGGGTGGCCAGCAGCCGCCATGGCGATATCCTGCGCGATGCCTTGCCTGCCAGCATCCGCTGGTTCGGTGCATTGCCACGCAGCGCCGCGGTGGAGCTGCCCAGCCGCCACCTGGGGTTGGTGCAGGCGGCCGAGCTGGCCGACCTGGATGCCCGCCTGGACGCCGCCGCCGATGCCCTTGCGGCCAGCGCCGATGTCGATCTGCCGGCTCCGGTGCGTTTTGCCGCGCCGCGCCTGGATGAGCCGGCCGCGCTGCTGGCCGGGGTGCGGATCGGGGTGGCGCGCGATGCCGCCTTCGCCTTCCTCTATCAGGCCAATCTCGATCTGCTGCAGGCCCTCGGCGCCGAACTGCATTACTTCTCGCCGCTGGCCGACAGCGGGCTGCCGGCCGTGGACAGCCTCTACCTGCCCGGTGGCTACCCCGAGTTGTACCTGGCCGAGCTGGAAGGCAACCAGGCCATGGCCGAGGCGATCCGCGCCCATCACCAGGCCGGTAAGCCATTGCTGGCGGAATGCGGCGGCATGCTCTACCTGCTCGATGAACTGCGCGACAAGCAGGGCGCCAGCGGCCGGATGCTCGGTCTGCTCAGCGGCAGCGCGGCGCTGCAGCCCCGGCTGACCGCCCTGGCGTTGCAGGAAGTGACGCTGCCGGAAGGCAAGCTGCGCGGGCACAGCTATCATCATTCGCGGCTGGAAAGTTCCCTGGCGCCCCTTGCCCTGGGCCGATGCCCGAATGGCAAGCCGGTGGCTGAGGCGGTGTATCGCCTGGGGCGGCTGACCGCCAGCTATATCCATTTCTACCTACCGTCGAACCCGGAGGCAGCCGCCGCGCTGTTACAGCCATGA
- a CDS encoding DUF799 domain-containing protein: protein MKTIFSLAALKTAALLACLAILGGCAAPKAYDYSAFLESKPASILVLPPVNQSPDVKASYSFYSQVTLPLSEAGYYVMPVAVVDETFKQNGLMNAEEIRQASPQKLREIFGADSVLYLDVTEYGSSYKVITSEVAVTATAKLVDLRNGKLLWEGTARASSAEQQQNNGGGLVGMLVVALIDQVVNTLSDRGHEIAGITSFRLLSSNMHNGILPGPRARPDAAH from the coding sequence ATGAAGACGATCTTTTCCCTCGCTGCTCTGAAAACCGCCGCGCTGCTGGCCTGCCTGGCTATCCTCGGCGGCTGCGCGGCGCCCAAGGCCTACGACTACAGCGCTTTCCTGGAGAGCAAGCCGGCGTCGATCCTGGTGCTGCCGCCGGTGAACCAGTCGCCGGACGTCAAGGCCTCCTACAGCTTCTATTCGCAGGTTACCCTGCCGCTGAGCGAAGCCGGTTACTACGTGATGCCGGTGGCGGTGGTGGACGAAACCTTCAAGCAGAACGGCCTGATGAATGCCGAGGAGATCCGCCAGGCCTCGCCGCAGAAGCTGCGTGAGATCTTCGGCGCCGACAGTGTGCTGTATCTGGATGTCACCGAATACGGCAGCAGCTACAAGGTCATCACCAGTGAGGTGGCGGTGACCGCCACGGCCAAGCTGGTGGATCTGCGCAACGGCAAGCTGCTCTGGGAAGGCACTGCGCGTGCCAGCAGTGCCGAACAGCAGCAGAACAACGGCGGTGGCCTGGTCGGTATGCTGGTGGTGGCGTTGATCGATCAGGTGGTCAACACCCTGAGTGATCGCGGCCATGAAATCGCCGGTATCACCAGCTTCCGCCTGCTTTCCAGCAACATGCACAACGGCATCCTGCCGGGGCCACGTGCGCGCCCGGATGCGGCGCACTGA
- the cobT gene encoding nicotinate-nucleotide--dimethylbenzimidazole phosphoribosyltransferase, translating to MKLQWWQGPCQPLDHVARNKAEARQRQLTKPAGSLGCLEHLAVQLAALQGRERPSLESLSITVFAGDHGVVAEGVSAYPQAVTGQMLANFVSGGAAISVLARALDARLELIDLGTAEPLPPMPGVRHLHVGAGTQNFLHGPAMTLAQVLICLAAGRNSVQRARAAECDLFIGGEMGIGNTTAATALACWLLDCPANDLVGPGTGLDAAGMAHKARVIEAALNLHGERIDTPLEALIHLGGFEIAALTGAYLAAAQEGVAILVDGFICSVAALLAVRMNPACRDWLLFAHHGAEPGHVRVLQALQAQPLLELGLRLGEGSGAALAVPLLRMACRLHAQMATFAEAAVAQRPV from the coding sequence ATGAAGTTGCAATGGTGGCAAGGGCCTTGCCAACCACTGGATCACGTCGCCCGCAACAAGGCCGAAGCGCGCCAGCGGCAATTGACCAAACCGGCGGGCTCCCTGGGCTGCCTGGAACATCTGGCCGTGCAACTGGCTGCGCTGCAGGGGCGCGAACGACCGAGCCTGGAGTCGCTGAGCATCACCGTGTTCGCCGGCGATCATGGCGTGGTGGCCGAGGGCGTTTCCGCCTATCCGCAAGCGGTGACTGGGCAGATGCTGGCCAACTTCGTCAGCGGCGGGGCGGCGATCAGCGTGCTGGCGCGTGCCCTGGATGCGCGCCTGGAGCTGATCGACCTGGGCACCGCCGAACCCTTGCCGCCGATGCCGGGGGTGCGCCACCTGCATGTCGGCGCCGGTACGCAGAACTTCCTGCATGGCCCGGCGATGACCCTGGCCCAGGTGCTGATCTGCCTGGCGGCCGGGCGCAACAGCGTGCAGCGTGCTCGTGCCGCCGAGTGCGACTTGTTCATCGGTGGCGAAATGGGGATCGGCAATACCACGGCAGCCACGGCACTGGCCTGCTGGTTGCTGGATTGCCCCGCCAACGATCTGGTGGGGCCGGGAACCGGTCTGGATGCCGCCGGTATGGCGCACAAGGCGCGCGTCATCGAGGCGGCGCTGAACCTGCATGGCGAACGCATCGACACGCCTCTGGAGGCGCTGATCCATCTGGGCGGCTTCGAGATCGCGGCGCTGACGGGCGCATACCTGGCGGCGGCTCAGGAGGGCGTGGCGATTCTGGTCGATGGCTTCATCTGCAGCGTCGCCGCCTTGCTGGCGGTACGCATGAACCCGGCCTGTCGCGACTGGTTGCTGTTCGCCCATCATGGCGCCGAGCCGGGCCATGTGCGAGTGTTGCAGGCATTGCAGGCACAACCGCTGCTGGAGCTGGGCCTGCGTCTGGGCGAGGGCAGTGGCGCAGCACTGGCCGTGCCGCTGCTGCGCATGGCCTGTCGTCTGCATGCACAGATGGCCACCTTTGCTGAAGCGGCCGTGGCGCAGAGGCCCGTCTGA
- the cobU gene encoding bifunctional adenosylcobinamide kinase/adenosylcobinamide-phosphate guanylyltransferase: protein MLELILGGARSGKSRLAEKLAAESGLAVVYIATSQPLDGEMNARVAQHRARRPAHWGLVEEPLALARVLREQAATGRCLLVDCLTLWLTNLLVLDDGQRLEAEREALLACVSELPGRILLVSNETGLGVVPLGELTRRYVDEAGWLHQALAERSQRVLFTVAGLPMLLKGDSL, encoded by the coding sequence ATGCTTGAACTGATCCTCGGCGGAGCCCGATCCGGCAAGAGCCGGCTGGCCGAGAAACTGGCCGCTGAGTCGGGGCTGGCGGTGGTCTACATCGCCACCAGCCAGCCGCTCGACGGCGAAATGAATGCTCGCGTCGCTCAACACCGGGCCCGGCGCCCGGCGCACTGGGGGCTGGTGGAAGAACCACTGGCGCTGGCTCGCGTGCTGCGCGAGCAGGCCGCGACAGGGCGTTGCCTGCTGGTGGACTGCCTGACCCTGTGGCTGACCAATCTGCTGGTGCTGGACGACGGCCAGCGCCTGGAAGCCGAACGTGAGGCGCTGCTTGCCTGTGTCAGCGAGTTGCCAGGGCGTATTCTGCTGGTCAGCAACGAGACCGGTCTGGGCGTGGTACCACTGGGTGAATTGACCCGCCGTTATGTCGATGAGGCCGGCTGGTTGCACCAGGCCCTGGCCGAGCGCAGCCAGCGCGTACTGTTCACCGTCGCCGGCCTGCCCATGCTGCTCAAGGGAGACAGCCTATGA
- the cobO gene encoding cob(I)yrinic acid a,c-diamide adenosyltransferase — MSESAERDARHKARMQRKKALIDEKIAQAQDEYGLLLVHSGNGKGKSSSAFGMVARALGHGLKVGVVQFIKGAASTGEEAFFRRFPEEVSYHVMGEGFTWETQDRQRDIAKAQQAWAVARELLNDEAIGLVVLDELNIALKHGYLELDAVLADIEARPLLQHVVVTGRGALPGMIEAADTVTDMSLVKHAFKAGVKAQKGIEY; from the coding sequence ATGAGCGAGTCGGCCGAACGCGATGCCCGCCACAAGGCGCGCATGCAGCGCAAGAAAGCCCTGATCGACGAGAAGATCGCCCAGGCCCAGGACGAATACGGCCTGCTGCTGGTGCACAGCGGCAACGGCAAGGGCAAGAGCAGCAGTGCCTTCGGCATGGTCGCGCGCGCCCTCGGCCATGGCCTCAAAGTCGGCGTGGTGCAGTTCATCAAGGGCGCGGCCAGCACTGGCGAAGAGGCCTTCTTCCGGCGTTTTCCCGAAGAGGTCAGCTACCACGTGATGGGCGAGGGCTTCACCTGGGAAACCCAGGATCGCCAGCGCGATATCGCCAAGGCGCAGCAGGCCTGGGCCGTGGCCCGTGAGCTACTGAACGATGAGGCCATCGGCCTGGTGGTGCTCGACGAGCTGAACATCGCCCTCAAACACGGTTACCTGGAACTGGACGCGGTGCTGGCCGATATCGAGGCGCGGCCGCTGTTGCAGCATGTGGTGGTGACCGGGCGCGGCGCCTTGCCGGGCATGATCGAGGCAGCCGACACGGTGACCGACATGAGCCTGGTCAAGCATGCGTTCAAGGCTGGGGTGAAGGCGCAGAAGGGTATCGAATACTGA
- the cobC gene encoding alpha-ribazole phosphatase family protein has protein sequence MMLHLELLRHGETEQGGGLRGSLDDALTEQGWAQLRSALQGAGPWQRLISSPLQRCARFAEEVAAAHGLPLHYEPALQELHFGDWEGRSAASLMDTDAEALGRFWADPYAFTPPNGEPLLAFEARVLAAVQRLQQAHDGERLLLITHGGVMRLLLARARGLPRQDLLQVNVGYAQRFRLQLEADGRLTELP, from the coding sequence CTGATGCTGCATCTGGAACTCTTGCGGCACGGCGAAACCGAGCAGGGCGGTGGCCTGCGTGGCAGCCTGGACGATGCCCTGACCGAGCAGGGCTGGGCGCAACTGCGTAGCGCCTTGCAGGGCGCCGGCCCCTGGCAGCGCCTGATCAGCTCGCCGCTGCAGCGTTGCGCGCGTTTCGCCGAGGAAGTGGCGGCGGCGCATGGCCTGCCGCTGCATTACGAGCCCGCTCTGCAGGAGCTGCATTTCGGTGACTGGGAGGGGCGTAGCGCCGCCTCGCTGATGGACACCGATGCCGAAGCCCTGGGGCGTTTCTGGGCTGACCCCTACGCCTTCACGCCGCCCAATGGCGAGCCCCTGCTGGCGTTCGAGGCGCGTGTGCTCGCCGCCGTGCAGCGTCTGCAGCAGGCCCATGACGGCGAACGCCTGCTGCTGATCACCCATGGCGGGGTGATGCGCCTGTTGTTGGCGCGTGCGCGCGGCCTGCCACGGCAGGATCTTTTGCAGGTCAACGTCGGCTATGCCCAGCGCTTTCGCCTGCAGCTCGAGGCCGATGGCCGACTGACGGAGCTGCCATGA